The Pantoea sp. At-9b genome includes a window with the following:
- the dapD gene encoding 2,3,4,5-tetrahydropyridine-2,6-dicarboxylate N-succinyltransferase, with protein MQQLQSVIESAFERRADITPTSVDSVTREAINQVIGLLDSGELRVSEKINGEWVTHQWLKKAVLLSFRINDNQVMEGAETRFYDKVPMKFANWDEARFKKEGFRVVPPAAVRQGAFIARNTVLMPSYVNIGAYVDEGSMVDTWATVGSCAQIGKNVHLSGGVGIGGVLEPLQANPTIIEDNCFIGARSEIVEGVIVEEGSVISMGVYIGQSTKIYDRETGEVHYGRVPAGSVVVSGNLPSKDGSYSLYCAVIVKKVDAKTRGKVGINELLRTID; from the coding sequence ATGCAACAGTTACAGAGCGTTATTGAATCTGCCTTTGAGCGCCGCGCCGATATCACGCCAACCAGCGTGGACAGCGTCACTCGTGAAGCCATCAACCAGGTCATCGGTCTGCTGGACAGCGGTGAACTGCGCGTGTCTGAAAAGATCAACGGTGAGTGGGTAACGCATCAGTGGCTGAAGAAAGCAGTGCTGCTGTCGTTCCGCATCAATGACAATCAGGTGATGGAAGGCGCAGAAACCCGTTTCTACGACAAAGTCCCGATGAAATTCGCCAACTGGGACGAAGCGCGTTTCAAAAAAGAAGGCTTCCGTGTTGTGCCTCCGGCAGCCGTGCGTCAGGGCGCGTTTATCGCCCGCAACACCGTACTGATGCCTTCTTACGTGAACATCGGTGCTTACGTTGACGAAGGTTCAATGGTTGATACCTGGGCAACCGTGGGTTCCTGCGCGCAGATCGGTAAAAACGTTCACCTGTCTGGCGGCGTCGGCATCGGCGGTGTTCTGGAGCCGTTGCAGGCTAACCCGACCATCATCGAAGACAACTGCTTTATCGGTGCTCGCTCAGAAATCGTTGAAGGCGTGATCGTAGAAGAAGGTTCGGTGATCTCCATGGGCGTCTACATCGGCCAGAGCACCAAAATCTATGACCGCGAAACCGGTGAAGTACATTATGGTCGCGTACCGGCTGGCTCCGTGGTGGTTTCTGGCAACCTGCCTTCTAAAGACGGCAGCTACAGCCTGTACTGCGCGGTTATCGTGAAGAAAGTTGATGCGAAAACCCGTGGCAAAGTCGGTATCAACGAACTGCTGCGCACTATCGACTAA